In Amphiprion ocellaris isolate individual 3 ecotype Okinawa chromosome 3, ASM2253959v1, whole genome shotgun sequence, one genomic interval encodes:
- the gal gene encoding galanin peptides isoform X2 — translation MQRWVGIFCVSLIFCATLSESIGLVIAAKEKRGWTLNSAGYLLGPHGIDGHRTLGDKPGLAGKRDMGQEEGFSTGALRIADEDIIHTVIDFLSYLKLKEMGALDSLPSSVTSDELANP, via the exons ATGCAGAGGTGGGTCGGGATTTTCTGTGTGTCGCTCATCTTTTGTGCGACCCTCTCTGAGAGCATCGGGCTGGTCATCGCG GCAAAGGAGAAGCGTGGCTGGACTCTGAATAGTGCTGGCTACCTGTTAGGTCCCC ATGGAATAGATGGACACAGGACACTAGGAGACAAGCCGGGTCTGGCTGGCAAGAGGGACATGGGTCAGGAGGAGGGCTTCAGTACAG GTGCCCTGAGAATAGCAGATGAAGACATCATTCACACTGTCATTGACTTTTTGTCGTACCTCAAACTTAAAG AGATGGGAGCCTTGGACAGTCTGCCTTCCTCTGTCACCTCAGATGAGCTGGCCAATCCCTAA
- the gal gene encoding galanin peptides isoform X1: MQRWVGIFCVSLIFCATLSESIGLVIAAKEKRGWTLNSAGYLLGPRRIDHLIQIKDSPSARGRDELVTQYGIDGHRTLGDKPGLAGKRDMGQEEGFSTGALRIADEDIIHTVIDFLSYLKLKEMGALDSLPSSVTSDELANP; encoded by the exons ATGCAGAGGTGGGTCGGGATTTTCTGTGTGTCGCTCATCTTTTGTGCGACCCTCTCTGAGAGCATCGGGCTGGTCATCGCG GCAAAGGAGAAGCGTGGCTGGACTCTGAATAGTGCTGGCTACCTGTTAGGTCCCC GTCGTATTGATCACCTAATTCAGATAAAGGATTCTCCCAGTGCCAGAGGCAGAGACGAGCTGGTCACTCAAT ATGGAATAGATGGACACAGGACACTAGGAGACAAGCCGGGTCTGGCTGGCAAGAGGGACATGGGTCAGGAGGAGGGCTTCAGTACAG GTGCCCTGAGAATAGCAGATGAAGACATCATTCACACTGTCATTGACTTTTTGTCGTACCTCAAACTTAAAG AGATGGGAGCCTTGGACAGTCTGCCTTCCTCTGTCACCTCAGATGAGCTGGCCAATCCCTAA